A genomic segment from Spinacia oleracea cultivar Varoflay chromosome 3, BTI_SOV_V1, whole genome shotgun sequence encodes:
- the LOC130470161 gene encoding uncharacterized mitochondrial protein AtMg00810-like encodes MDVKNEFLHGDLQENVYMTMPQGSTGIGSRIHVHKEGEEYPKPTSGKVCKLRKSLYGLKQAPRQWFAKLSTALKNNHFPQSKADYSLFTKQEGVNFTAILVYVDDLVITGNNMVSISAAKTFLSSQFHMKDLGELRYFLGLEVDRPKEGIFLSQKKYTLDLLAEYGLTGCKPLKLPMDSHLKLTPDSGDVLENPEQFQKLVGKLIYLTITRPDISFTVHILSKFMHKPTTVHLQAAKRVLRYLAGSTDQGILLANTSAAKLTAYCDSDWAGCPSTRRSTSGFCILLGNSPISWKSKRQSVVARSSAEAEYRSMA; translated from the coding sequence atggatgttaaaaatgaatttctacatGGTGATTTGCAGGAGAATGTATACATGACTATGCCTCAAGGATCCACTGGAATAGGTTCCAGAATTCATGTTCACAAAGAAGGAGAAGAGTATCCAAAACCCACATCTGGTAAGGTGTGTAAGCTGAGAAAGTCTCTATATGGTCTCAAACAAGCCCCTAGACAATGGTTTGCAAAGCTCAGCACTGCACTCAAGAACAACCATTTCCCTCAATCTAAAGCTGACTATTCTCTGTTCACCAAGCAAGAAGGTGTGAACTTCACAGCCATCCTTGTGTATGTTGATGATTTGGTCATCACTGGAAACAACATGGTTTCCATATCTGCAGCTAAAACATTCCTCTCCTCTCAGTTTCACATGAAAGACCTAGGTGAATTGAGATATTTTCTAGGTTTGGAAGTTGACAGACCCAAAGAAGGCATATTTCTCTCCCAGAAGAAATACACTCTTGACTTGCTAGCTGAATATGGCCTCACAGGCTGCAAACCTTTGAAACTCCCCATGGATAGTCACCTAAAACTTACTCCTGACTCAGGAGATGTTCTTGAGAACCCTGAACAATTTCAAAAGCTGGTGGGAAAACTGATTTACCTCACTATTACAAGACCTGACATCTCCTTCACTGTCCACATTCTCAGCAAATTCATGCACAAACCTACCACAGTGCACCTTCAAGCTGCCAAGAGGGTGCTAAGATACCTTGCTGGATCAACTGATCAAGGCATCTTGCTTGCTAACACATCAGCAGCCAAACTGACTGCTTACTGTGACAGTGACTGGGCAGGTTGTCCATCAACTAGAAGGTCTACTTCTGGATTTTGCATCCTACTTGGCAACTCTCCAATCTCCTGGAAATCAAAGAGACAGTCTGTGGTTGCCAGGTCATCTGCAGAGGCAGAATATAGGTCAATGGCCTAA
- the LOC130470566 gene encoding LRR receptor kinase BAK1-like translates to MGNLTRLEVLEMVGDRLSGKIPEGIGNAHELTSIKLSKNYLSGRIPKKVLNLDKLEVFDVSKNRLSGEIPKHKANIPASSFLYNPGICGTPLPPCKHL, encoded by the coding sequence ATGGGGAACTTGACCCGGTTGGAAGTTTTGGAAATGGTGGGTGACCGTTTATCAGGGAAGATTCCAGAAGGAATTGGGAATGCTCATGAATTGACTTCGATTAAACTGTCGAAGAATTACTTAAGTGGAAGAATTCCAAAGAAGGTGTTGAATTTGGATAAGTTGGAAGTGTTTGATGTCTCAAAGAATAGACTAAGTGGAGAAATTCCTAAACACAAGGCTAATATTCCTGCTTCTTCATTTTTGTATAATCCTGGTATTTGTGGTACTCCGCTCCCTCCTTGTAAGCATTTGTAG
- the LOC110779841 gene encoding probable indole-3-acetic acid-amido synthetase GH3.1, which produces MSMSEKHVAALQFLEEVTSHCDEVQKKVLSQILSRNAETEYLKRHGMNGCVDVEIFKKRIPMVTYEDIQPDIQRIANGDFSPILCSQPITEFLTSSGTSAGERKLMPTTDEEMDRRQLLYSLLMPVLNQYMPGLDKGKGLYFLFIKAETKTPGGLVARPVLTSYYKSKHFKNRPYDPYNVYTSPNEAVLCPDSFQSMYTQMLCGLYERHEVLRVGAVFASGLLRAIRFLQVHYSDLCRDIATGSLTSKITNSGLRACMGKIMRPDPGLAVFVNNACEGEDWEGIIKRIWPNAKYLEVIVTGAMAQYIPTLDYYSGGLPKLCTMYASSECFFGLNLNPMCSPSEVSYTILPNMAYFEFIPLDDGSAPRLVDLADVKVGKEYELVVTTQSGLYRYRVGDVLYVTGFYNSTPQFKFIRRKNVLLSIDSDKTDESELQNAIENASALLKPFNTSVVEYTSYADTKSIPGHYVIYWELFTKDSTNGPDHEVLGQCSLAIEEALNSVYRQCRVADRSIGPLEIRVVKNGTFEELMDYAISRGASINQYKVPRCVNVKPIVELLDSRVVSAHYSPSLPHWSPQRGPI; this is translated from the exons ATGTCGATGAGTGAGAAACACGTGGCTGCGTTACAGTTCTTAGAGGAGGTAACGAGTCACTGCGATGAGGTGCAAAAGAAGGTTTTGTCTCAGATATTGAGTCGAAACGCAGAAACGGAGTACTTGAAACGACATGGAATGAATGGGTGTGTTGACGTTGAGATATTTAAGAAGAGGATACCAATGGTGACGTATGAGGATATTCAGCCTGATATTCAACGTATTGCTAATGGGGATTTCTCCCCTATTCTTTGTTCTCAACCCATTACTGAATTTCTCACTag CTCGGGAACTTCGGCTGGAGAGAGAAAACTGATGCCAACAACAGACGAGGAGATGGACAGGAGGCAGCTGCTATACAGCCTCCTCATGCCTGTTCTCAACCA ATACATGCCAGGGTTAGACAAAGGAAAAGGCCTATACTTCCTCTTCATCAAGGCAGAAACAAAAACCCCAGGAGGTCTAGTGGCTAGACCCGTTCTAACAAGCTACTACAAGAGCAAACACTTCAAGAACCGACCCTATGACCCGTACAACGTCTACACAAGCCCAAACGAGGCGGTCCTTTGCCccgactcattccaatccatgtACACTCAGATGTTATGCGGGTTGTACGAACGCCACGAGGTCCTCCGTGTAGGGGCCGTCTTTGCATCGGGCCTCCTCCGGGCCATCCGCTTTCTTCAAGTCCACTACTCCGACCTCTGCCGCGATATCGCCACTGGTTCACTAACCTCAAAGATCACCAACTCGGGCCTACGGGCCTGCATGGGTAAGATCATGAGGCCCGACCCGGGCCTCGCGGTGTTCGTTAACAATGCATGTGAAGGGGAGGATTGGGAGGGGATTATTAAGAGGATTTGGCCTAATGCTAAGTACTTAGAGGTGATTGTGACGGGTGCTATGGCACAGTATATACCTACATTGGACTATTATAGTGGTGGGTTGCCAAAGTTGTGTACTATGTACGCTTCTTCGGAGTGTTTCTTCGGGCTTAACTTGAACCCGATGTGTTCCCCCTCGGAGGTTTCCTACACCATATTGCCTAACATGGCGTATTTCGAGTTCATCCCGCTCGACGACGGCTCGGCGCCTCGGCTCGTGGACTTGGCTGATGTCAAGGTTGGAAAGGAGTATGAGCTTGTAGTCACCACACAATCAGGATTATACAG GTACCGAGTCGGGGACGTGTTATACGTGACAGGGTTCTACAACTCAACCCCGCAATTCAAGTTCATTAGGAGGAAGAACGTCCTACTCAGTATCGACTCCGACAAGACGGACGAGTCGGAGTTGCAAAACGCCATTGAGAACGCATCTGCGTTGCTCAAACCTTTCAACACAAGTGTTGTTGAGTACACAAGCTATGCAGACACCAAGTCTATTCCAGGGCATTATGTCATCTACTGGGAGCTTTTTACTAAAGATTCGACTAATGGGCCGGACCATGAAGTATTGGGCCAGTGCTCTCTAGCCATTGAAGAGGCCCTTAACTCAGTATACCGACAATGTCGGGTCGCAGACCGGTCAATTGGGCCGCTTGAGATCCGAGTGGTGAAGAATGGAACATTTGAGGAGTTGATGGACTATGCAATATCTAGAGGAGCATCAATTAACCAGTATAAAGTACCTAGGTGTGTGAATGTGAAGCCCATTGTGGAGTTACTGGACTCTAGAGTAGTTTCGGCCCATTATAGCCCTTCTTTGCCACATTGGAGCCCACAACGAGGCCCCATTTAA